A single genomic interval of Procambarus clarkii isolate CNS0578487 chromosome 17, FALCON_Pclarkii_2.0, whole genome shotgun sequence harbors:
- the LOC138365705 gene encoding buccalin-like, translating to MDQWIWTRRHGPVDMDQETWTSGYGPGDMDQWIWTRRHGPVDMDQETWTSGYGPGDMDQWIWTRRHGPVDMDQETWTSGYEPGDMDQWIWTRRHGPVDMDQETWTSGYGPGDMDQWIWTRRHGPVDMDQETWTSGYGPGDMDQWIWTRRHGPVDMDQETWTIGYGPGDMDQWIWTRRHGPVDMDQETWTSGYGPGDIDQWIWTRRHGPVDMDQETWTSGYGPGDMDQWIWTRRHGPVDMDQETWTSGYGPGDMDHWIWTRRHGPVDMDQETWTSGYGPGDMDQWIWTRRHGPVDMDQETWTSGYGPGDMDQWIWTRRHGPVDMDQETWTSGYGPGDMDQWIWTRRHGPVDMDQETWTSKINTRRNSR from the coding sequence ATGGACCAGTGGATATGGACCAGGAGACATGGACCAGTGGATATGGACCAGGAGACATGGACCAGTGGATATGGACCAGGAGACATGGACCAGTGGATATGGACCAGGAGACATGGACCAGTGGATATGGACCAGGAGACATGGACCAGTGGATATGGACCAGGAGACATGGACCAGTGGATATGGACCAGGAGACATGGACCAGTGGATATGGACCAGGAGACATGGACCAGTGGATATGAACCAGGAGACATGGACCAGTGGATATGGACCAGGAGACATGGACCAGTGGATATGGACCAGGAGACATGGACCAGTGGATATGGACCAGGAGACATGGACCAGTGGATATGGACCAGGAGACATGGACCAGTGGATATGGACCAGGAGACATGGACCAGTGGATATGGACCAGGAGACATGGACCAGTGGATATGGACCAGGAGACATGGACCAGTGGATATGGACCAGGAGACATGGACCATTGGATATGGACCAGGAGACATGGACCAGTGGATATGGACCAGGAGACATGGACCAGTGGATATGGACCAGGAGACATGGACCAGTGGATATGGACCAGGAGACATTGACCAGTGGATATGGACCAGGAGACATGGACCAGTGGATATGGACCAGGAGACATGGACCAGTGGATATGGACCAGGAGACATGGACCAGTGGATATGGACCAGGAGACATGGACCAGTGGATATGGACCAGGAGACATGGACCAGTGGATATGGACCAGGAGACATGGACCATTGGATATGGACCAGGAGACATGGACCAGTGGATATGGACCAGGAGACATGGACCAGTGGATATGGACCAGGAGACATGGACCAGTGGATATGGACCAGGAGACATGGACCAGTGGATATGGACCAGGAGACATGGACCAGTGGATATGGACCAGGAGACATGGACCAGTGGATATGGACCAGGAGACATGGACCAGTGGATATGGACCAGGAGACATGGACCAGTGGATACGGACCAGGAGACATGGACCAGTGGATATGGACCAGAAGACATGGACCAGTGGATATGGACCAGGAGACATGGACGTCTAAAATAAACACAAGGCGAAATTCGAGATGA